The following proteins are co-located in the Acidimicrobiales bacterium genome:
- a CDS encoding type IV toxin-antitoxin system AbiEi family antitoxin domain-containing protein: MLAELSASQWGMVTTAQAAAHGVQRLDLSRLTKAGHLERLAHGVYRDAGAPSDEFESLRAAWLAADPSDAAETRLRDLVGGVVVMGESAASLHGVGDLPADRHELSSPVRRQTQRPEIRYRQQQLEPGDVTIAHGLPVTTIERTIADLVGARTDLSLVADVLRDAARVRQLDTDRLIELLGPLAARNGVGKGNGAALLDRLTALAGLDTASLAETIATSSTLADLVAATSLARFAHTDLAEAVRGSAMEQALRGLNESIAQSVTQAIAPALEHFAASMEMPPMSGIHATLAELAEQVSLNLPTQDLLGFFGEEWAKILMTEAPTSRIDLVLVQA, encoded by the coding sequence GTGCTGGCCGAGCTGTCGGCATCCCAATGGGGGATGGTGACGACGGCTCAGGCTGCCGCGCACGGGGTCCAGCGACTCGATCTCTCCCGTCTGACAAAGGCCGGTCACCTCGAACGGCTGGCACACGGGGTGTATCGCGACGCCGGCGCCCCTTCTGACGAATTCGAGAGCCTGCGCGCAGCATGGCTGGCCGCTGATCCTTCGGACGCCGCCGAAACCCGCCTTCGGGACCTCGTAGGTGGCGTGGTGGTCATGGGTGAGTCAGCCGCATCGCTGCACGGCGTGGGCGACCTGCCTGCCGATCGGCACGAGCTCAGCTCCCCCGTCCGTCGTCAGACCCAGCGGCCAGAGATCAGGTACCGCCAGCAGCAGCTCGAGCCCGGCGACGTGACGATCGCTCATGGCCTGCCGGTGACCACCATCGAACGAACCATCGCCGACCTGGTCGGGGCTCGGACCGATCTGAGTCTGGTCGCCGACGTGCTGCGCGACGCTGCCCGTGTCCGCCAACTCGACACCGACCGGCTGATCGAGCTGCTCGGCCCGCTCGCCGCCCGCAACGGCGTAGGCAAGGGCAACGGCGCCGCGCTGCTCGACCGTCTCACAGCCCTCGCTGGCCTCGACACCGCCTCACTCGCTGAGACGATCGCGACGTCGAGCACGCTGGCCGACCTGGTCGCCGCCACCAGCCTGGCGCGCTTCGCCCATACCGATCTCGCCGAGGCCGTCAGGGGTTCCGCGATGGAGCAGGCGCTCCGCGGGCTGAACGAATCGATCGCTCAGTCGGTGACGCAAGCGATCGCCCCAGCGCTGGAGCACTTCGCAGCATCCATGGAGATGCCACCGATGTCCGGCATACATGCGACTCTCGCCGAGCTGGCCGAGCAGGTTTCGCTGAACCTCCCGACACAGGACCTCCTCGGGTTCTTCGGCGAGGAATGGGCGAAGATACTCATGACTGAGGCACCTACCTCTCGAATCGATCTCGTTCTGGTGCAGGCATGA